One part of the Sneathia vaginalis genome encodes these proteins:
- a CDS encoding acyl carrier protein, which translates to MFEEIKEILLEQLDIDEKDIKLESKLIDDLGADSLDVAEIVSAVENKFNLEFSKEDLNKVETIQDIIDLLEKNNKR; encoded by the coding sequence ATGTTTGAAGAAATAAAAGAAATTCTTTTAGAACAGTTAGATATTGATGAAAAAGATATAAAACTTGAAAGTAAATTAATAGATGATTTAGGTGCAGATTCTTTAGATGTTGCCGAAATAGTTTCTGCAGTGGAAAATAAGTTTAATTTAGAATTTAGTAAGGAAGATTTAAATAAAGTAGAAACAATACAAGATATTATTGATCTTTTAGAAAAAAATAATAAAAGGTAG
- the ftsH gene encoding ATP-dependent zinc metalloprotease FtsH, translating into MFKLYDDIEDEEKKKNDKKDDDEELFRKKVEELRERRGRRKPPIGSPIFFLIILAIIYGIYRFTISNNGSQDIQQVSYTEFVNKIKTKDIKEISEKEDLLYGKVKGSKVVYETKKITSRLGNDNTIMNLVNSSNDIDVKAENTATKSMIMQLVLSIAPLFVLILLFLFLSRRMLGGSGGGINPLNFGKSKSKLKEKPNVKFSDVAGLDEVKEELEEVVQFLKDPTKFLQAGARVPKGVLLLGQPGTGKTLLAKAVAGESGASFFNISGSEFVEMYVGVGASRVRDLFEEAKKERPSIIFIDEIDAIGRKRGTGRNGGNDEREQTLNQLLVEMDGFETDEKIIVIAATNRDDILDSALLRSGRFDRRIAVSAPDVKGRLAILKVHARNKKIASDVKLEDIAKITPGFVGADLENILNEAAICAARENRTEILMKDLDEAVDKIGMGLGQKSKIITPKDKRMLAYHEGGHALVASLLPDTDKVHKVTIIPRGDAGGYTMRLPNETLNMRSKGILADIMVAFGGRVGELLGMDDIGTGAYSDIQHATHYARLFVQSYGLDKEMGPINYEQSRQEEYAFIDSNSEKTKELLDEKVKQLLTKQYEKTKELLTENKEKLDEIALLLLEKETVTGSEIRAIVSGHTHDEVLTMTPEQLEEFY; encoded by the coding sequence ATGTTTAAATTATACGACGATATCGAAGATGAAGAAAAAAAGAAGAATGATAAAAAGGACGATGACGAAGAGCTATTTAGAAAAAAAGTAGAAGAATTAAGAGAAAGACGTGGCAGAAGAAAACCACCTATAGGAAGCCCAATATTCTTCTTGATAATTCTTGCAATAATATATGGAATCTATCGTTTTACAATTAGTAATAATGGATCACAAGACATACAACAAGTATCATATACAGAATTTGTTAATAAGATTAAGACAAAAGATATTAAAGAAATTTCTGAAAAAGAAGACCTATTATACGGAAAAGTAAAAGGTTCAAAGGTTGTATATGAAACTAAGAAAATTACAAGTAGACTAGGTAATGATAATACAATAATGAATCTTGTAAATTCTTCAAATGATATAGATGTTAAAGCTGAAAATACTGCAACTAAATCAATGATAATGCAATTAGTGTTAAGTATTGCTCCATTGTTTGTATTAATACTACTATTTTTATTCTTATCAAGAAGAATGTTAGGTGGTTCTGGTGGAGGAATAAATCCACTTAATTTTGGAAAGAGTAAATCAAAATTAAAAGAAAAACCAAATGTTAAATTTTCAGATGTAGCAGGTCTTGATGAAGTTAAAGAAGAGCTAGAAGAAGTAGTACAATTCTTAAAAGATCCAACAAAGTTCTTGCAAGCAGGAGCTAGAGTACCTAAAGGTGTTTTACTATTAGGTCAACCAGGTACAGGTAAGACCCTATTAGCAAAAGCAGTGGCTGGTGAATCTGGAGCATCATTTTTCAATATTTCAGGTTCTGAATTTGTTGAAATGTATGTTGGGGTTGGGGCTTCAAGGGTTAGAGACCTATTTGAAGAAGCAAAGAAAGAAAGACCTTCAATAATTTTCATAGATGAAATAGATGCAATAGGTAGAAAAAGAGGAACAGGTAGAAATGGTGGTAATGATGAAAGAGAACAAACATTAAACCAACTACTTGTTGAAATGGATGGATTTGAAACAGATGAAAAGATAATTGTAATAGCAGCAACAAATAGGGATGACATACTAGATAGTGCCTTACTTAGATCAGGAAGATTTGATAGAAGAATAGCTGTTAGTGCACCAGATGTAAAAGGAAGACTAGCAATATTAAAGGTTCATGCAAGAAATAAAAAGATAGCAAGTGATGTTAAATTAGAAGATATTGCTAAAATAACACCAGGATTTGTTGGTGCTGACCTTGAAAATATTTTAAATGAAGCTGCAATTTGTGCTGCAAGAGAAAATAGAACAGAAATTCTTATGAAAGACTTAGATGAAGCTGTTGATAAGATAGGAATGGGTCTTGGTCAAAAGAGTAAGATTATTACTCCTAAAGATAAGAGAATGTTAGCGTACCATGAAGGTGGACATGCATTAGTTGCAAGTCTATTACCAGATACAGATAAAGTACATAAGGTAACAATAATACCACGTGGTGATGCAGGTGGATATACAATGAGACTACCTAATGAAACATTAAATATGAGAAGTAAGGGTATATTAGCAGATATAATGGTTGCATTTGGTGGAAGAGTTGGAGAATTGTTAGGTATGGATGATATAGGTACTGGAGCATATTCAGATATACAACATGCAACACACTATGCAAGACTATTTGTTCAAAGTTATGGACTTGATAAAGAAATGGGACCTATTAACTATGAACAAAGCAGACAAGAAGAGTATGCATTTATTGATTCTAATAGTGAAAAGACAAAAGAATTATTAGATGAAAAGGTAAAACAATTACTAACTAAGCAATATGAAAAGACAAAAGAATTGTTGACAGAAAATAAGGAAAAATTAGATGAAATTGCCTTATTATTACTAGAAAAAGAAACAGTTACTGGTTCTGAAATACGTGCTATAGTAAGTGGACATACTCATGATGAAGTGCTAACTATGACACCAGAACAATTAGAAGAATTTTATTAG
- the rnc gene encoding ribonuclease III has protein sequence MNKDIVKLMNTIKYHFKDERLLIQALTHRSYANEHDMYGMHDNERLEFLGDSVLDLISTEYIVAKYPQLKEGDMSKIKSQLISENAFSTIANEIQLGEYLFLSNGENATGGRKRKSILGDAFEALIGAIFLDSGDYYITKKVALEYLVKTLKHLDSIEGILDYKTELQEYIQSIYKVTPEYEIISATGPDHDKVFTVIVTVNGKTVGEGVAKNRKSAEKAAAKQALSSMRGKK, from the coding sequence TTGAATAAAGATATAGTTAAATTAATGAATACAATTAAGTACCATTTTAAAGATGAAAGACTTTTGATTCAAGCATTAACGCATAGATCATATGCTAATGAACATGATATGTATGGTATGCATGATAATGAAAGACTAGAATTTTTAGGAGATTCAGTTCTAGACTTAATATCAACAGAATACATAGTTGCAAAATATCCTCAGTTAAAAGAAGGGGATATGTCTAAGATTAAAAGTCAACTAATAAGTGAAAATGCTTTTTCAACTATAGCAAATGAAATTCAATTAGGAGAATACCTTTTTTTAAGTAATGGTGAAAATGCTACTGGAGGTAGAAAAAGAAAGTCTATACTAGGTGATGCTTTTGAAGCATTAATAGGTGCAATATTCTTAGATTCAGGTGATTACTATATTACCAAAAAAGTTGCATTAGAATATTTAGTTAAGACTTTAAAACATTTAGATAGTATAGAAGGTATTTTAGACTACAAGACAGAATTACAAGAATATATACAGTCTATATACAAAGTTACACCAGAATATGAGATAATAAGTGCAACAGGACCAGATCATGATAAAGTATTTACAGTAATTGTAACAGTTAATGGTAAGACCGTTGGTGAAGGGGTTGCAAAGAATAGAAAGAGTGCTGAAAAGGCTGCAGCAAAGCAAGCATTAAGTAGCATGAGAGGCAAAAAATGA
- the mltG gene encoding endolytic transglycosylase MltG yields the protein MNKILNVVKIIMLFIILFFIGFTHNFVLQKQNVKNKEVIITKGDKPNEIYKKLGLKYNVFDKIYFRLTLNDRKIKNGYYLFSKNISKFEIIEQLINSRSTQIILTIPEGFTTDEVLDRIEQLGLATKKEMLESMKGYNFYYKHTDNFEGYLLPQTYFIAKGESPKEILDKILNTFLQEYPVNKYDKDEMFNILTLASIVEKEANNDEDRPKVSAVFKNRLKISMPLQSDATLRYELKRDVTKNDLKTNDSEYNTYKHRGLTPSPICNPGEKSIDAAINPEKDFNDLYFFMYKNKTYYSMTHEEHLNKRKESGHLK from the coding sequence ATGAATAAAATTCTAAATGTAGTAAAGATTATTATGCTTTTTATCATTCTATTTTTCATTGGTTTTACTCATAATTTTGTACTGCAAAAGCAGAATGTTAAGAATAAAGAAGTCATAATAACTAAAGGTGATAAACCAAATGAAATATACAAAAAGTTAGGTCTTAAATACAATGTGTTTGATAAAATATATTTTAGACTAACTTTAAATGATAGAAAGATAAAAAATGGTTATTACCTATTTAGTAAAAACATTAGTAAATTTGAAATAATAGAACAATTAATAAATTCAAGAAGTACTCAAATTATTTTAACAATACCAGAAGGATTTACAACAGATGAGGTTTTAGACAGAATAGAGCAATTAGGTTTAGCAACTAAAAAAGAAATGCTAGAATCTATGAAGGGGTATAATTTTTACTATAAGCATACTGATAATTTTGAAGGATATTTATTACCTCAAACATACTTTATTGCCAAAGGAGAAAGTCCTAAGGAAATATTGGATAAGATACTTAATACTTTTCTACAAGAATATCCAGTTAATAAGTATGATAAGGATGAGATGTTTAATATATTAACTTTGGCATCTATAGTAGAAAAAGAAGCAAATAATGATGAGGATAGACCTAAGGTATCTGCAGTGTTTAAAAATAGGCTAAAAATTTCTATGCCACTGCAATCTGATGCAACACTAAGGTATGAATTAAAAAGAGATGTAACAAAGAATGATTTAAAGACTAATGATTCAGAATACAATACATATAAGCATAGAGGTTTAACTCCAAGCCCTATATGTAATCCAGGAGAAAAAAGTATAGACGCAGCAATTAATCCTGAGAAAGATTTTAATGACTTATACTTCTTTATGTATAAAAATAAGACATATTATTCTATGACGCATGAAGAACATTTAAATAAAAGAAAAGAAAGTGGACATTTGAAATGA
- the tilS gene encoding tRNA lysidine(34) synthetase TilS, with product MSKILIAFSTGPDSVYLYHYLKRENNELGLCYVNHNLRNDVDKDIEFVKEFSDREKVPYYIMDLNLEKFNENSAREKRYEALEKCRIENGYTYIATGHNMNDNVETVIFRLLRGTGLDGLKGIPKKRGHIIRPILGISKEEILEYLKVNNISYRIDYTNLTNDYSRNIIRNKMMPIMKEINEGYLDNISRFITLLNEDNEVKRYIKKTLDEKNIKYSKNKIDEIYDIRDKNGAIISLDKEYIWYKSYNFYGIKKRETKKSFRYILKLNEDINVNGYSIYFSNFSDKKNQLEKMGYKIYNILNVDLLEIRNRKDGDYIDNIKLKKLFIDKKIDKYTRDLLPLVLANDEIILVADIRHSKKISGIATKDQNYIAIKKGE from the coding sequence ATGAGTAAGATACTAATTGCATTTTCTACAGGACCCGATTCTGTATATCTATATCATTACTTAAAAAGAGAAAATAATGAGCTAGGTCTTTGTTATGTAAACCATAATTTAAGAAATGACGTAGATAAAGATATAGAATTTGTGAAGGAATTTAGTGATAGAGAAAAAGTTCCTTACTACATTATGGACTTAAATTTAGAAAAATTTAATGAAAATAGTGCTAGAGAAAAAAGATATGAAGCACTAGAAAAATGTAGGATAGAAAATGGGTATACATATATTGCAACAGGGCATAATATGAATGATAATGTAGAAACAGTAATATTTAGACTGCTAAGAGGTACTGGTCTAGATGGTCTAAAAGGTATACCGAAAAAAAGAGGCCATATTATACGACCCATATTAGGTATTAGTAAAGAAGAAATATTAGAGTATTTAAAGGTTAATAACATTTCATATAGAATAGATTATACAAATTTAACTAATGATTACTCTCGTAATATTATTAGAAATAAAATGATGCCTATAATGAAAGAAATAAATGAGGGTTACCTTGATAATATTTCACGGTTTATAACCCTACTAAATGAGGATAATGAAGTTAAAAGATATATAAAAAAGACTCTAGATGAGAAGAATATAAAATACAGTAAGAATAAGATAGATGAAATATATGATATAAGGGACAAAAATGGTGCAATAATAAGTTTAGATAAGGAATATATTTGGTATAAGTCATATAATTTTTATGGTATAAAGAAACGTGAAACTAAAAAAAGTTTTAGATATATTTTGAAATTAAATGAAGATATAAATGTTAATGGATATAGCATATATTTTTCTAATTTTAGCGATAAGAAAAATCAACTTGAAAAAATGGGGTATAAAATATATAATATACTGAACGTTGATTTATTAGAAATACGAAACAGAAAAGATGGCGATTATATAGATAATATAAAGCTAAAAAAACTTTTTATTGATAAAAAAATTGATAAATATACTAGGGATTTATTGCCATTAGTTTTGGCTAATGATGAGATAATTTTAGTTGCAGATATAAGACACAGCAAGAAAATAAGTGGTATAGCAACAAAAGATCAAAATTACATTGCAATTAAGAAGGGAGAATAA
- the coaD gene encoding pantetheine-phosphate adenylyltransferase, with the protein MIKKAIYPGSFDPVTKGHLDIIQRASKLTEELVVAVLHNVSKSNSWFNVDEKIDLLKNSISELDIKDCKIRIISFNGLLVDLIEKENIDVLIRGLRAVSDYEYEVQLNLTNNLLTKKKFETIFLNASRKYLYLSSSVVREIAIHHGKLDYFVTDYVEKKLIKRVDEINGKN; encoded by the coding sequence ATGATAAAAAAAGCAATATATCCAGGTAGTTTTGATCCAGTTACAAAGGGTCACCTAGATATTATACAAAGAGCAAGTAAACTAACAGAAGAATTAGTAGTTGCTGTATTACATAATGTAAGTAAGTCTAATTCTTGGTTTAATGTAGATGAAAAAATAGATTTATTGAAAAATAGTATTTCTGAATTGGATATAAAGGACTGTAAGATAAGGATAATTTCATTTAATGGATTATTGGTAGATTTAATAGAAAAAGAAAATATTGATGTATTAATTAGAGGCTTAAGAGCAGTTTCTGATTATGAGTATGAAGTACAATTAAATCTTACAAACAATCTCTTAACTAAGAAAAAATTTGAAACAATATTTTTAAATGCTTCAAGAAAATACCTTTATTTAAGTTCTAGTGTCGTAAGAGAAATAGCAATACATCATGGTAAACTAGATTACTTTGTTACAGATTATGTAGAAAAAAAATTAATTAAAAGGGTTGATGAAATAAATGGGAAAAACTAA
- the disA gene encoding DNA integrity scanning diadenylate cyclase DisA: MEDEVLKQIFGIIAPGKPLRNAIDRIQEASLGALIILCEPKEINDLMEGGFSLFTDFTPQKLYELAKMDGAVLVSRDVKKIYGANLQLQPDHTLFTDESGTRHRTAHRMAMQTGNIVITISERRNKVTIYKDKFKYSLDSIGDLLIKASLAIMSLEKYSSIINKYLISMNHLEYENLVTLEDVVRVIRFFILLFNMENKINQYILELGTESKTIQLQHTEIMLGHKNNFLNLIKDYSNSKDKPEKIFEKVLKLDKPELTNDEYIVQLLGYNTKEWMLEDTLSAKGYRLLSNIMNLTKKDTENIIEKFGNIRGIFAASITELEEVKNLSKNKAYKVARICEKYKNKKELEIL; this comes from the coding sequence ATGGAAGATGAAGTTTTGAAACAAATATTTGGTATTATAGCACCAGGTAAACCCTTAAGAAATGCTATAGATAGAATACAAGAGGCTTCACTAGGGGCTTTAATAATACTTTGTGAACCTAAAGAAATAAATGATTTAATGGAAGGTGGCTTCTCATTATTTACTGATTTCACACCACAAAAATTATACGAGTTAGCTAAAATGGATGGTGCTGTTTTAGTATCAAGAGATGTAAAGAAGATATATGGTGCTAATTTACAATTGCAACCAGATCATACACTATTTACTGATGAAAGTGGTACAAGACATAGAACAGCTCATAGAATGGCAATGCAAACAGGTAATATTGTAATAACAATATCAGAAAGACGTAATAAGGTTACAATATATAAGGATAAATTTAAATATTCACTTGATTCAATAGGAGACCTATTAATCAAAGCCTCACTTGCAATTATGTCACTTGAAAAATATTCTAGCATAATTAATAAATATTTAATAAGCATGAACCATTTAGAATATGAAAATTTGGTAACTTTAGAAGATGTTGTGCGTGTAATTAGATTTTTCATATTGTTATTTAATATGGAAAACAAGATTAATCAATATATATTAGAATTAGGTACAGAAAGTAAGACTATACAACTACAACATACAGAAATTATGTTGGGTCATAAGAATAATTTCTTAAATTTAATTAAGGATTATAGCAATAGCAAAGATAAACCAGAAAAGATATTTGAAAAAGTCCTTAAATTAGATAAGCCAGAACTTACAAATGATGAATATATAGTACAATTATTAGGGTATAACACAAAAGAATGGATGCTAGAAGATACCTTATCAGCTAAAGGATATAGACTACTAAGCAATATAATGAATCTAACAAAGAAGGATACTGAAAATATTATTGAAAAATTCGGTAATATACGCGGAATATTTGCTGCATCAATAACTGAATTAGAAGAAGTTAAAAACTTAAGTAAGAATAAGGCATATAAGGTAGCAAGAATTTGTGAAAAATACAAGAACAAGAAAGAACTTGAAATCTTATGA
- a CDS encoding nucleotidyltransferase family protein: MIVCGVVAEFNPFHYGHKYQVDNIKADIKIAVISPDFVQRGELSILNQKDKAKIALDMGYDVVVAIPTKFAIQNAEVFCTYACRLLDKLKVNYQVFGAETGDLSSIYTMMDRLENSILKDHLKSGFSYNKSCELALGDLSYLYKSNNILAMEYLRAIKKYNLSYTPYIIKRKDVQYNEEKVCGNISSATNIRKKIRNNENVDKYLPYENTYKYNLNYENKLYSLFKYILQTRVIYNIYDLNTEILNKMKKEIKKADTYNKFLELMSSRNISINRVKRLILNIVLDIKKDDIDKEEEIKQIKVIGINKKGAKYIKNIPNICVNYKYLEGEEKFYALYEYLLGSYHFTNTVYNESE; this comes from the coding sequence ATGATAGTCTGTGGAGTTGTTGCAGAGTTTAATCCATTTCATTATGGACATAAGTATCAAGTTGATAATATTAAAGCAGATATTAAAATTGCCGTTATTTCACCAGATTTTGTGCAAAGAGGAGAACTTAGCATTTTAAATCAAAAAGATAAGGCAAAGATAGCTTTAGATATGGGATACGATGTTGTTGTTGCTATACCTACAAAATTTGCTATACAAAATGCAGAGGTATTTTGTACTTATGCTTGTAGATTATTAGATAAATTAAAAGTAAACTATCAAGTATTTGGTGCAGAAACTGGTGATTTATCTAGCATATATACTATGATGGATAGGTTAGAAAATAGCATATTAAAAGATCATTTGAAAAGTGGATTTTCATATAACAAGTCATGTGAGTTAGCATTAGGTGATTTAAGCTATTTGTATAAGTCAAATAATATATTAGCAATGGAATATTTAAGGGCTATAAAGAAATATAATCTAAGTTATACTCCATATATTATAAAACGAAAAGATGTACAGTATAACGAAGAAAAAGTGTGTGGGAATATAAGCTCAGCAACAAATATCAGAAAAAAAATACGAAATAATGAAAATGTTGATAAGTATTTACCATATGAGAATACATATAAATACAATTTGAATTATGAGAATAAGCTATATTCATTATTTAAATATATATTACAGACTAGAGTTATCTATAATATATATGATTTAAATACTGAGATATTAAATAAAATGAAAAAAGAAATAAAAAAGGCAGATACATATAATAAGTTTTTAGAACTTATGTCTTCTAGAAATATTTCTATTAATAGAGTAAAAAGGTTGATTTTAAATATAGTGTTGGATATAAAAAAAGATGATATTGATAAGGAAGAAGAGATAAAACAAATTAAGGTTATTGGGATCAATAAGAAAGGTGCAAAATATATAAAAAACATTCCAAATATTTGTGTAAATTACAAATATTTAGAAGGTGAAGAAAAATTTTATGCACTTTATGAATATTTGTTAGGTTCT
- the radA gene encoding DNA repair protein RadA: MGKTKITYICSACLYKPVKWVGRCPNCNTWGTIEEEVSMKDLVVDDKFSKEVKRITDIKLNTEFRYTTNFSEFDRVLGGGLTKSEVVLITGEPGIGKSTFLLSLLNEYSKDNVALYISGEESQKQIKQRAVRINVDSNNLSVLSDTRLEYIIDSIKKTKAKIVVIDSIQTLYSENINSIPSSVSQIRECALKLIELAKENEISLFIVGHVTKDGKLAGPKLLEHMVDCVISFEGSENNTYRIVRTTKNRYGSTNEISIFEIKEQSVEEVKNPSLFFVSDRDEKNIGSTIVASIEGSRVVLFEVQSLVNKAIYGYPKRIIQGIDKNRIEILLAILSKHMNMDFNLNDVYINIPGGIEIKERASDLAIILSLISSVKSIPISAKIAVLGELGLRGELRAVSFIKKRVKELEKLGFTGIYLPKVQEEDLKKEKFKIKLSFIDNISELVERIN; encoded by the coding sequence ATGGGAAAAACTAAAATAACGTATATTTGTTCAGCATGCCTGTATAAACCAGTTAAATGGGTAGGGCGTTGTCCTAATTGTAATACTTGGGGGACAATAGAAGAAGAAGTATCTATGAAGGATTTAGTAGTAGATGATAAATTCTCAAAAGAAGTTAAGAGAATAACGGATATAAAGTTAAATACTGAATTTAGATATACGACTAATTTTAGTGAGTTTGATAGAGTTCTGGGTGGAGGTTTAACAAAGTCTGAGGTAGTTTTAATAACTGGAGAGCCTGGAATAGGTAAATCAACTTTTTTACTTAGTTTATTAAATGAATATTCAAAAGATAATGTAGCATTATATATTTCTGGTGAAGAATCACAAAAACAAATAAAGCAAAGAGCAGTTAGAATAAATGTAGATTCTAATAATTTAAGTGTTTTAAGTGACACAAGACTAGAGTATATTATTGATTCTATAAAGAAAACAAAGGCTAAGATAGTAGTAATTGATTCTATACAAACTCTATATAGCGAAAATATTAATTCGATACCATCTAGTGTTAGTCAAATAAGGGAATGTGCATTAAAGTTAATTGAATTAGCAAAAGAAAATGAAATTTCACTATTTATTGTGGGTCATGTAACAAAAGATGGTAAGCTTGCAGGTCCAAAACTACTAGAACACATGGTTGATTGTGTTATAAGTTTTGAAGGTAGTGAAAATAATACATATAGAATTGTTAGAACTACAAAAAATAGATATGGATCAACAAATGAAATATCAATATTTGAAATAAAAGAACAAAGTGTTGAAGAAGTAAAGAATCCATCCCTATTTTTCGTATCTGATAGAGATGAAAAGAATATCGGTAGCACTATAGTAGCAAGTATAGAAGGAAGCCGTGTTGTCTTGTTTGAAGTTCAAAGTTTAGTTAATAAGGCGATATATGGATATCCTAAAAGAATTATACAAGGTATAGATAAAAATAGGATAGAAATATTACTAGCCATATTATCAAAGCATATGAATATGGACTTTAACTTAAATGATGTATATATTAATATACCTGGAGGTATAGAAATAAAGGAAAGGGCAAGTGATTTAGCGATAATATTATCATTAATATCATCTGTTAAGTCTATCCCTATAAGTGCTAAGATTGCTGTATTAGGTGAATTAGGACTAAGAGGAGAATTAAGAGCAGTTTCATTTATTAAAAAGAGAGTTAAAGAATTAGAAAAACTTGGATTTACTGGTATATACTTACCTAAGGTTCAAGAAGAAGATTTAAAAAAAGAGAAATTTAAAATAAAACTTAGTTTTATTGATAATATTAGCGAGTTGGTGGAAAGGATTAATTAA
- a CDS encoding SpoIID/LytB domain-containing protein → MKKIICILITFLLISCTEIEHITRPIYRRNVGDNPVVKIKLSTNSSNYRGDIYFDGNDRINEVRLEDYLYSVVASEMPRRFNIEALKAQAVAARTYAVNRLLSNNGSRNYDMFDDQRSQAYNGIKQENEKVRRAVDSTRGIILTYNDNPIDALYTASCGSKTLAAIDYFGKDYPYLQSVDDYSQEEIWKRSINLEDLKNILNSETENIEDVDNLVYLDDMILTKKQFKLKMHLRSPRYTVKLIDGVVYINGEGYGHCVGMSQVGANNLAKRGYDYVQILKHYYTNVELKRIYQ, encoded by the coding sequence ATGAAAAAGATAATATGTATATTAATTACATTTTTATTAATCAGTTGTACTGAAATTGAACATATAACAAGACCTATATACAGAAGAAATGTAGGAGATAACCCTGTTGTTAAGATTAAATTAAGTACTAATTCAAGTAACTACAGGGGCGATATTTATTTTGATGGTAATGATAGAATTAATGAAGTTAGACTAGAAGACTACCTATACTCAGTAGTTGCAAGTGAAATGCCTAGAAGATTTAATATTGAAGCATTAAAAGCACAAGCAGTTGCAGCAAGAACATATGCAGTTAATAGATTACTAAGTAACAATGGTAGCAGAAATTATGATATGTTTGATGACCAAAGATCGCAAGCATATAACGGAATTAAACAAGAAAATGAAAAGGTAAGAAGAGCTGTAGATTCAACAAGAGGAATAATTTTAACATACAATGATAATCCTATAGACGCATTGTATACAGCAAGTTGTGGTTCAAAAACTTTAGCTGCTATAGACTATTTTGGTAAAGATTATCCATATTTACAAAGTGTTGATGACTATAGCCAAGAAGAAATTTGGAAAAGAAGTATAAATCTTGAAGATTTAAAAAATATTTTAAATAGTGAGACTGAGAATATAGAGGATGTTGATAATCTAGTTTACTTAGATGATATGATTTTAACTAAAAAACAATTTAAATTAAAGATGCATTTAAGAAGCCCAAGATATACAGTTAAATTAATAGATGGAGTTGTATATATTAATGGTGAGGGTTATGGACACTGTGTAGGTATGTCTCAAGTTGGTGCAAATAATCTTGCAAAAAGAGGATACGATTATGTACAGATTTTAAAGCACTACTATACTAATGTTGAATTAAAAAGGATATATCAATGA
- a CDS encoding N-glycosylase/DNA lyase: MEIEKLYESIKEEIDKKIDEYKEAFNYDNKDFFAEIAFCILTPQSKALNAWKIIQTLKENDLLFTADSDTLENYLNSIRFKKTKAKRLVSLREKLSINGSLEAKKIIFNGDDVFKIREWLVKNIDGFGYKEASHVLRNLGFGEDIAILDRHILRNLLKLEVIDEIPKTLTPKKYMDIEEKMRKYSSKIDISMDRLDLLFWYNEVNYLFK, encoded by the coding sequence ATGGAAATAGAAAAATTATACGAGAGTATAAAGGAAGAAATTGATAAAAAGATTGATGAATACAAAGAAGCATTTAATTATGATAATAAAGACTTTTTTGCTGAAATTGCATTTTGTATATTAACACCACAATCAAAAGCACTAAATGCATGGAAAATTATACAAACTCTAAAGGAAAATGATTTGTTATTTACAGCTGATAGTGATACATTAGAAAACTATTTAAATAGTATAAGGTTTAAAAAGACTAAGGCAAAAAGATTAGTTAGTCTTAGAGAAAAATTAAGTATAAATGGTAGTTTAGAAGCAAAAAAGATAATATTTAATGGTGATGATGTATTCAAGATACGTGAATGGTTAGTTAAAAATATAGACGGATTTGGGTATAAAGAAGCAAGTCATGTCTTACGTAATTTAGGTTTTGGAGAAGATATTGCTATACTTGACAGACATATTTTAAGAAATTTATTGAAGTTAGAAGTAATAGATGAGATTCCTAAGACGTTAACACCAAAAAAATATATGGATATAGAAGAGAAAATGAGAAAATACTCAAGTAAAATAGATATATCAATGGATAGGTTAGATTTACTATTCTGGTACAATGAAGTAAACTACTTATTTAAATAG